From Tripterygium wilfordii isolate XIE 37 chromosome 16, ASM1340144v1, whole genome shotgun sequence, one genomic window encodes:
- the LOC119981504 gene encoding OVARIAN TUMOR DOMAIN-containing deubiquitinating enzyme 9-like isoform X1, with amino-acid sequence MMTHDPDPDVVRWGLHHINVCAIPNVGSGGAVTQFETDGSQIGYISEGYNEPVDRSSVTQHERDGCQLRYMRDGYDEVAYTNVDNDVVIALALQEELSRVAAAEASGVYNSGQEFIVQQNWISHHGDDEDQQGRDGQWENQKQVDEHRKKEEENKVSIKIKSEEGGEMRISGPSLSGPEASNSVDTLFDSLDIVDESALDGELGKRLNDMVPVPHVPKINGELPSPDEEISDHQRLLDRLQLYDLVENKIQGDGNCQFRSLSDQLYHSSDHHRFVREVIVNQLKSHPDLYEGYVPMAYDDYLKKMSKTGEWGDHVTLQAAADWFGVKIFVITSFKDTCYIEILPSMLKSKRVILLSFWAEVHYNSIYPEGEMPLVEEKKKKKWWMLGA; translated from the exons ATGATGACACATGATCCAGATCCAGATGTAGTTCGATGGGGTCTCCATCATATTAATGTTTGTGCAATTCCTAATGTTGGTTCAGGTGGTGCTGTTACACAATTTGAAACAGACGGAAGTCAAATTGGGTATATTAGTGAAGGTTATAATGAACCGGTGGATAGAAGTAGTGTGACACAGCATGAAAGAGATGGATGTCAATTGCGGTATATGAGAGATGGTTACGATGAAGTAGCATATACCAATGTCGATAATGATGTGGTCATAGCGCTTGCTCTTCAAGAAGAACTTTCACGAGTTGCTGCTGCTGAAGCATCTGGAGTGTATAATTCTGGGCAGGAATTCATCGTTCAACAGAACTGGATTTCTCATCATG GTGATGACGAAGATCAGCAAGGGAGAGACGGTCAAtgggaaaaccaaaaacaggtagATGAGCATAGGAAAAAGGAAGAGGAAAATAAGGTTTCCATCAAAATAAAAAGTGAAGAGGGTGGTGAAATGCGAATTTCTGGTCCATCTCTAAGTGGGCCAGAGGCATCGAACTCTGTTGACACCCTATTTGATTCATTAGACATAGTGGATGAGTCAGCTCTTGATGGTGAACTAGGCAAGAGGTTGAATGACATGGTCCCTGTTCCT CATGTTCCTAAAATAAATGGAGAATTACCATCACCTGATGAAGAGATATCAGATCACCAAAGGCTGCTCGACAG aTTGCAGTTATATGATCTGGTAGAGAATAAGATTCAAGGAGATGGTAACTGTCAG TTTCGATCTTTATCTGATCAACTGTATCATTCTTCTGATCACCACAGATTTGTGAGAGAGGTAATCGTTAATCAG CTAAAGTCTCATCCAGATTTGTATGAGGGATATGTTCCAATGGCTTACGATGACTATTTGAAGAAAATGAGCAA GACTGGTGAATGGGGAGATCATGTTACATTGCAGGCTGCTGCAGATTGG TTTGGTGTCAAGATATTTGTCATAACTTCATTCAAGGATACATGTTACATTGAGATTCTTCCAAGCATGCTAAAGTCCAAAAGAG TTATtttgttgagcttttgggctGAGGTGCACTACAATTCAATATATCCAGAAGGAG AGATGCCTCTcgtggaggagaagaagaagaagaaatggtgGATGCTTGGAGCTTAG
- the LOC119981504 gene encoding OVARIAN TUMOR DOMAIN-containing deubiquitinating enzyme 9-like isoform X2 — MMTHDPDPDVVRWGLHHINVCAIPNVGSGGAVTQFETDGSQIGYISEGYNEPVDRSSVTQHERDGCQLRYMRDGYDEVAYTNVDNDVVIALALQEELSRVAAAEASGVYNSGQEFIVQQNWISHHGDDEDQQGRDGQWENQKQVDEHRKKEEENKVSIKIKSEEGGEMRISGPSLSGPEASNSVDTLFDSLDIVDESALDGELGKRLNDMVPVPHVPKINGELPSPDEEISDHQRLLDRLQLYDLVENKIQGDGNCQFRSLSDQLYHSSDHHRFVRELKSHPDLYEGYVPMAYDDYLKKMSKTGEWGDHVTLQAAADWFGVKIFVITSFKDTCYIEILPSMLKSKRVILLSFWAEVHYNSIYPEGEMPLVEEKKKKKWWMLGA; from the exons ATGATGACACATGATCCAGATCCAGATGTAGTTCGATGGGGTCTCCATCATATTAATGTTTGTGCAATTCCTAATGTTGGTTCAGGTGGTGCTGTTACACAATTTGAAACAGACGGAAGTCAAATTGGGTATATTAGTGAAGGTTATAATGAACCGGTGGATAGAAGTAGTGTGACACAGCATGAAAGAGATGGATGTCAATTGCGGTATATGAGAGATGGTTACGATGAAGTAGCATATACCAATGTCGATAATGATGTGGTCATAGCGCTTGCTCTTCAAGAAGAACTTTCACGAGTTGCTGCTGCTGAAGCATCTGGAGTGTATAATTCTGGGCAGGAATTCATCGTTCAACAGAACTGGATTTCTCATCATG GTGATGACGAAGATCAGCAAGGGAGAGACGGTCAAtgggaaaaccaaaaacaggtagATGAGCATAGGAAAAAGGAAGAGGAAAATAAGGTTTCCATCAAAATAAAAAGTGAAGAGGGTGGTGAAATGCGAATTTCTGGTCCATCTCTAAGTGGGCCAGAGGCATCGAACTCTGTTGACACCCTATTTGATTCATTAGACATAGTGGATGAGTCAGCTCTTGATGGTGAACTAGGCAAGAGGTTGAATGACATGGTCCCTGTTCCT CATGTTCCTAAAATAAATGGAGAATTACCATCACCTGATGAAGAGATATCAGATCACCAAAGGCTGCTCGACAG aTTGCAGTTATATGATCTGGTAGAGAATAAGATTCAAGGAGATGGTAACTGTCAG TTTCGATCTTTATCTGATCAACTGTATCATTCTTCTGATCACCACAGATTTGTGAGAGAG CTAAAGTCTCATCCAGATTTGTATGAGGGATATGTTCCAATGGCTTACGATGACTATTTGAAGAAAATGAGCAA GACTGGTGAATGGGGAGATCATGTTACATTGCAGGCTGCTGCAGATTGG TTTGGTGTCAAGATATTTGTCATAACTTCATTCAAGGATACATGTTACATTGAGATTCTTCCAAGCATGCTAAAGTCCAAAAGAG TTATtttgttgagcttttgggctGAGGTGCACTACAATTCAATATATCCAGAAGGAG AGATGCCTCTcgtggaggagaagaagaagaagaaatggtgGATGCTTGGAGCTTAG
- the LOC119980481 gene encoding ras-related protein RABF1-like, with protein sequence MGCSSSLPDRSSGRLGGLNSSESGGVPDAKNLRVKLVLLGDSGVGKSCIVLRFVRGQFDPTSKVTVGASFLSQTIALQDSTTVKFEIWDTAGQERYAALAPLYYRGAAVAVIVYDITNPDSFNKAQYWVKELQKHGSPDIVMALVGNKADLDEKREVPAQDGLEYAEKQGMFFIETSAKTADNINQLFEEIGKQLPRPSFS encoded by the exons ATGGGCTGCTCCTCTTCTCTTCCAG ATAGGAGTTCTGGGCGGTTGGGGGGCCTTAACAGTTCAGAGAGTGGTGGAGTGCCGGATGCAAAAAATCTACGTGTGAAG CTTGTTTTGTTAGGTGATTCTGGTGTTGGGAAAAGTTGCATTGTACTTCGTTTTGTTCGTGGACAGTTTGATCCAACATCCAAG GTAACAGTTGGAGCATCATTCTTGTCACAAACAATAGCTTTACAAGATTCTACAACGGTTAAGTTTGAGATATGGGACACTGCTGGCCAAGAAAG GTATGCTGCATTGGCACCGCTGTACTACCGAGGTGCTGCAGTTGCGGTTATTGTCTATGATATTACAAATCCGGATTCATTCAATAAAGCACAGTATTGGGTTAAG GAGCTACAGAAACATGGGAGCCCTGATATAGTCATGGCTTTAGTTGGTAACAAGGCTGATCTTGATGAGAAACGCGAAGTGCCTGCTCAA GATGGTCTTGAGTATGCAGAGAAGCAGGGGATGTTCTTTATTGAGACATCTGCGAAGACAGCTGATAATATAAACCAGCTGTTTGAG GAAATCGGCAAGCAACTTCCCCGCCCCTCCTTTTCGTGA
- the LOC119981245 gene encoding putative disease resistance RPP13-like protein 1 encodes MEVVAEALVSASVESLFKMLGSSDLLNFAPKKKIHADLKNWETTLRRINGLLQDAEEKQLTDKGVKIWLVDLQNLAYDIEDVLDEFATETLKRKVMKDSHASTEKLHKLIPSCSDKLQKLIPSCSCSFAFKSKMASKIDDITERLQNIAQQEQSLNLMTIAIGMRSKEQKERPSTTSLVDESHIYGRNDEKEAIVQMLLRDEGGNNSISVFPILGMGGIGKTTQAQLVYNDSTVKDNFNIKDLDLNSLQEKLKEKLFQKKFLLILDDVWEEDYNQWDLLRGPFVTVAPGSKIVVTTRKNNVAPIMGDVSTFHVVKELPDDECLLLLACHALGANSFDARPDLKDIGKELVKRCNGLPLAAKVLGGLLRNKRSHGEWDRVLRNNLWNSPKTRNSVHPTLKLSYNDLPPHLKRCFIYCAIFPKDYEFDRDELVLLWMAEGFLQNPLGGTLMEDLGIEYFEDLVSRSFFQSSTGNFRPFFQSKLFVMHDLTSDLAQTIAEDICYNYENKTKVARVLSLADSPTGKLSNSIGDLIHLRFINLSDTFIEQLPESVSSLFNLQTLLLFSCHKLKKLPDKIRNLVNLRHLDISSTPELKKLPSGIGMLTNLQTLSKFIVQEGDGATIAELQNLNNLRGSLSIEGLQNVQDAKLASLKGKQGLEELALKWDYYGGNDESVLEPLELYGRDDYGRSRMSVLESLEPHQNLKRLTISSYDGAEFPSWMTNIRLVSLELLKCEQIKLLPPLGQLCLLKELRIHGLGAVKTIGGEFYGNGVESFPSLERLEIDEMSEWIEWSHGNMGGDQGFPNLQELIVCNCPKLIGSLPSGLHRLRHVSKLEIIGCGSLVSFAPMGLPCSLKSIRVRNCDALQCFPIIYTDDSEQSLLEELYIGYCSSLKYLEGNFKLPTSLRKLTIERCGNLLSLPDGLMLEDDNANQSQSQSHLDYLAIEEFCNWNHHFQRITRHLNQL; translated from the exons ATGGAGGTCGTTGCTGAAGCACTCGTATCGGCTTCCGTTGAATCGCTGTTTAAAATGTTGGGCTCTAGTGATTTGCTCAATTTTGCTCCAAAGAAGAAGATCCATGCCGACCTAAAGAATTGGGAGACGACTCTGAGGAGAATCAATGGTCTGCTCCAGGATGCTGAAGAGAAGCAATTAACTGATAAGGGAGTGAAGATATGGCTTGTTGACCTTCAAAACTTGGCCTATGACATTGAAGATGTATTGGATGAGTTTGCCACCGAAACTTTGAAGCGCAAGGTTATGAAAGATTCTCACGCAAGCACAGAGAAGTTGCACAAACTCATACCCTCTTGCTCAGATAAGTTGCAAAAACTCATAccctcttgttcttgttcttttgcATTCAAGAGCAAGATGGCATCCAAGATAGATGATATCACAGAACGATTGCAGAATATTGCACAGCAAGAGCAATCGCTCAATCTGATGACGATAGCTATTGGGATGAGGTCCAAAGAGCAGAAAGAAAGGCCATCAACAACTTCTTTGGTAGATGAATCGCATATTTATGGCAGGAATGACGAAAAAGAAGCTATTGTTCAGATGTTGCTGAGGGATGAGGGCGGTAACAATTCCATTTCTGTGTTCCCAATATTGGGGATGGGAGGAATTGGTAAGACTACCCAAGCTCAGTTAGTCTACAACGATTCTACAGTAAAAGACAATTTCAACATCAAG GATCTGGATTTAAATTCACTtcaagaaaaattgaaagaaaagttGTTTCAGAAGAAATTTCTTCTCATCCTAGATGATGTTTGGGAAGAGGATTACAATCAATGGGATCTACTACGTGGACCTTTTGTTACTGTAGCACCCGGTAGCAAAATAGTTGTCACCACCCGAAAGAATAATGTTGCACCAATCATGGGTGATGTTTCAACTTTCCATGTGGTGAAGGAGTTGCCAGATGATGAGTGCCTTTTGTTACTGGCCTGTCATGCTTTGGGAGCAAATAGCTTCGATGCACGCCCAGATCTAAAGGATATTGGTAAGGAGTTGGTGAAAAGGTGTAATGGACTTCCGTTGGCTGCAAAAGTATTGGGAGGTCTCTTGCGCAATAAGCGAAGCCATGGAGAGTGGGACCGCGTATTGAGAAACAATTTGTGGAACTCTCCAAAAACGAGGAACAGTGTTCATCCGACTTTAAAATTGAGCTACAATGATCTCCCTCCTCATTTGAAGCGGTGTTTTATTTATTGTGCAATATTCCCCAAGGATTATGAATTTGATAGGGATGAGTTGGTTTTGTTATGGATGGCAGAAGGCTTCTTGCAAAATCCGCTTGGAGGGACGCTGATGGAGGACTTGGGAATTGAATACTTTGAGGATTTGGTATCAAGGTCATTCTTTCAGTCATCGACCGGTAATTTCAGACCATTCTTTCAGTCAAAATTATTTGTGATGCATGATCTCACAAGTGATCTTGCTCAAACTATTGCGGAAGATATTTGTTATAATTATGAGAATAAGACAAAGGTTGCAAG GGTGCTATCTCTTGCTGATTCCCCAACGGGAAAGCTATCGAATTCAATTGGAGATTTGATACACCTACGGTTCATCAACTTATCTGACACATTTATTGAACAGCTTCCAGAGTCGGTGAGTAGTCTCTTTAATTTGCAAACtttgttattgttttcttgTCATAAACTCAAGAAGTTGCCAGATAAAATTAGAAATCTGGTGAACTTGCGGCATCTTGATATTTCATCGACACCTGAGTTAAAGAAGTTGCCATCCGGCATAGGTATGTTGACCAATCTTCAGACTTTATCCAAGTTTATTGTGCAAGAAGGGGATGGAGCTACAATCGCTGAACTCCAGAACTTGAACAATCTTCGTGGCAGTTTATCCATTGAAGGGCTTCAAAATGTACAAGACGCAAAGTTAGCAAGCTTAAAGGGGAAGCAAGGCCTCGAAGAATTGGCATTAAAATGGGATTATTATGGAGGGAATGACGAGTCGGTGCTTGAACCACTTGAATTATATGGCAGGGATGATTATGGTAGGAGTCGCATGTCGGTGCTTGAATCACTTGAACCTCATCAAAACTTGAAGAGGCTTACCATTTCATCCTACGATGGTGCAGAATTCCCATCTTGGATGACAAATATTCGTTTGGTTTCCTTAGAACTGTTGAAGTGTGAACAGATCAAACTCTTACCCCCTCTTGGGCAACTTTGCTTACTCAAAGAGCTACGCATACATGGGTTGGGTGCAGTTAAAACCATAGGTGGTGAGTTTTATGGGAATGGCGTAGAGTCATTTCCATCGCTAGAGAGGTTGGAAATTGATGAAATGTCAGAGTGGATTGAATGGTCTCATGGCAATATGGGTGGTGATCAAGGATTTCCTAATCTTCAGGAGCTTATTGTATGTAATTGTCCTAAGTTGATTGGGAGTTTGCCAAGTGGATTGCACAGACTTAGGCATGTATCTAAATTGGAAATCATCGGATGTGGAAGTCTGGTATCGTTTGCTCCTATGGGCTTGCCATGTAGTCTAAAAAGCATTAGAGTTAGAAATTGTGATGCTCTTCAATGTTTCCCAATAATTTACACTGACGATAGCGAGCAGAGCCTTCTTGAAGAACTATATATTGGATATTGCTCTTCTCTCAAGTACTTGGAGGGAAACTTCAAGTTGCCTACCTCATTAAGGAAATTGACAATCGAGAGGTGTGGAAATCTATTGTCTCTACCTGATGGATTGATGTTGGAAGATGACAACGCAAATCAgtctcaatctcaatctcatCTTGACTATTTGGCGATTGAGGAAT TTTGCAATTGGAATCACCATTTTCAGAGAATAACACGGCACTTGAATCAATTGTAA
- the LOC119981386 gene encoding putative disease resistance protein At3g14460 produces MDCLPSLRHLDISDCPALESFPEMGFLSTGLQRLVIHRCQNLSLLPIRIQSHFPSLRELSIRNCPNVVSLIEAVGGVQRNLTKLQIWDCEKLRRPIPEWGLGMLSSLERLDVIGRCPATADVVSFPDDNCCWLPTSLKYLRIGYFTSLESVSMGLQMLTSLEDLAIEQCPKLRSLPKEALPFSLERMFISGCPLLIKDDFSERKGLYVDYYD; encoded by the coding sequence ATGGACTGTTTGCCCAGTCTTAGGCATCTTGACATATCTGATTGTCCTGCTTTAGAGTCCTTCCCAGAAATGGGCTTCCTCAGCACCGGTCTTCAAAGGCTTGTTATACATAGGTGCCAAAATCTGTCATTGCTGCCCATTCGAATCCAAAGCCACTTCCCTTCACTTCGAGAGCTGTCCATAAGGAATTGTCCTAATGTGGTATCCTTGATAGAAGCAGTAGGTGGTGTGCAACGAAACCTTACTAAACTCCAGATATGGGACTGCGAGAAACTGAGGCGTCCAATACCAGAGTGGGGTTTGGGCATGCTATCCTCTCTTGAAAGACTTGATGTCATAGGTAGATGTCCTGCAACTGCAGATGTGGTATCGTTTCCAGACGATAATTGTTGTTGGCTTCCCACCTCTCTGAAATATCTCCGTATAGGATATTTCACGAGTCTGGAATCTGTGTCCATGGGACTccaaatgctcacctctcttgAAGACCTGGCTATCGAACAGTGTCCCAAACTCCGATCCCTGCCAAAGGAAGCCCTGCCTTTCTCTCTTGAACGAATGTTTATCTCTGGTTGTCCGCTCCTCATTAAAGACGACTTCAGTGAAAGAAAGGGATTATACGTCGACTATTATGATTGA
- the LOC119980414 gene encoding putative disease resistance RPP13-like protein 1 — protein MEIVVAVGEALLSATVQPLIDTLSSHQLNIFVRGEKIDADIKDWKMILDEINALLHNAEDTQMTNPAVKIWLDEFRDLAYDIDDVLDVFNTEALKRDMTEDPQACTSKLLKFLSTCFTSSAFKNNMVPRIKDITERLERLKARQEHTLNLRRIAYGTRSNQPKERPPTTSLVDESYIYGRDDDKEVIVQMLLRDEGGSNSISVIPILGMGGIGKTTLAQLVYNDSAVKDYFGIKVWVCISENFDVVGLTRTILRKVAPETCDLNNLDLDSLQETLKGKLSQKKFLLILDDVWEEDYILWDQLRRPFFSAASSSKIIVTTRKNNVAPITANGSIFHLKELPDEECLSILAHHALAAQSFDAHLDLKDIGLELVKSCNGLPLAAKVLGGLLRNKRSREHWECVLRNKQWNFPEKSNSVHPILKLSYDDLPSHLKRCFVYCAILPKDYEFCRDELVLLWMAEGFLHHPQGGKHMEDLGIEYFEDLVSRSFFGPSNSKGSSTFVMHDLISDLAQTISKDICYNYENKTKGASYENVRYASFSFREDSQEYEVYSRMKRLRTIWRQGGYYPGWGVHGNKMLDELLTQSKCARVLSLADSPTGKLSNSIGDLIHLRFINLSETSIEQLPESVSTLFNLQTLLLFSCRRLVKLPDKIRNLVNLRHLDISSTPKLKKLPSGIGMLTNLQTLSKFIVQEGDGATIAELHNLNNLRGSLSIEGLQNVQESKFANLKGKQGLEELELQWNPGDGRNDMPVLESLEPHQNLKRLTISSYDGAEFPSWMTNIRLVSLNLLNCKEIKLLPPLGQLCLLKELRIHGLGAVKTIGGEFYGDGVVPFRSLERLEITYMSDWIEWSHGNMGGDQGFPNLQELRLFNCPKLIGSLPSGLHRLRHLSQLKIIGCGSLVSFAPMGLPCSLKGITVIHCDALQCFPIIYTDDSEQSLLEELYIEYCSSLKYLEGNFKLPTSLRKLTIESCGNLLSLPDGLMVQDNNTNRFQSQSQSHLEHLEITGCQRLTALPTGKFPAALKILTLRGCSLQLESAISENNMALETIEIRNNDEIKPLPSMDCLPSLRVLIIDGYALESFPEMGFLSTTLQSLVIERCQNLSLLPIRIQSHFPSLRELSIRNCPNVVSLIEAAGGVQRNLTKLEIWDCKKLRHPIPEWGLGMLSSLVRLDVTGRCPATADVVSFPDDNCCWLPTSLKYLRIGYFTSLESVSMGLQMLTSLEELVIQQCPKLRSLPKEALPFSLERMFISGSPLLIKDYFSERKRLYVDYRDREYNQWQ, from the exons ATGGAGATTGTTGTTGCTGTTGGAGAAGCACTCCTATCGGCTACTGTTCAACCACTTATTGATACGCTTTCCTCTCATCAACTCAACATCTTTGTTCGAGGGGAGAAAATCGATGCTGACATCAAGGACTGGAAGATGATCCTGGATGAAATCAACGCTTTGCTCCATAATGCTGAAGACACGCAAATGACAAATCCTGCAGTGAAAATATGGCTTGATGAGTTTCGAGACTTGGCCTATGACATAGACGATGTATTGGATGTGTTCAACACCGAAGCTTTGAAGCGCGACATGACGGAAGACCCTCAGGCATGCACAAGCAAGCTGCTAAAGTTCCTCTCCACTTGTTTCACTTCTTCTGCGTTCAAGAACAATATGGTACCAAGGATAAAAGACATTACTGAAAGATTAGAGCGTCTTAAGGCGAGGCAAGAACATACTCTCAACTTGAGGAGGATTGCTTATGGGACGAGATCCAACCAGCCGAAGGAAAGGCCACCAACGACTTCTCTGGTAGATGAATCGTACATTTATGGCAGGGATGACGACAAAGAAGTTATTGTTCAAATGTTGCTTAGGGATGAAGGTGGTAGCAACTCCATTTCTGTGATCCCTATTTTGGGGATGGGAGGGATTGGCAAGACTACATTAGCTCAGTTAGTGTACAACGATTCAGCAGTAAAGGACTATTTTGGCATCAAGGTGTGGGTATGCATCTCTGAAAATTTTGATGTTGTCGGCTTAACGAGAACAATTTTGCGGAAAGTAGCTCCAGAGACATGTGATTTGAACAATCTTGATTTGGATTCACTTCAAGAAACATTGAAAGGGAAATTGTCTCAAAAGAAATTTCTGCTCATCCTAGATGATGTTTGGGAAGAGGATTACATTCTATGGGATCAACTACGTAGACCTTTCTTTTCTGCAGCGTCCAGTAGCAAAATTATTGTCACCACTCGGAAGAATAATGTTGCACCGATCACTGCTAATGGTTCAATTTTCCATTTGAAGGAGTTGCCAGATGAAGAGTGCTTGTCCATATTGGCTCACCATGCTTTGGCGGCACAAAGCTTTGATGCACACTTAGATCTAAAGGATATTGGCCTGGAATTGGTGAAAAGTTGTAATGGACTTCCCTTGGCTGCAAAAGTTTTGGGAGGTCTCTTGCGCAATAAACGAAGCCGTGAACACTGGGAATGTGTATTGAGAAACAAACAGTGGAATTTCCCAGAAAAGAGCAATAGTGTCCATCCGATTCTAAAATTGAGTTATGATGATCTCCCTTCTCATTTAAAGCGTTGCTTTGTTTATTGTGCAATATTGCCCAAGGATTATGAGTTTTGTAGGGATGAGTTGGTTCTGTTATGGATGGCAGAAGGCTTTTTGCACCATCCCCAGGGAGGGAAGCATATGGAGGACTTGGGAATTGAATACTTTGAGGATTTGGTATCAAGGTCATTCTTTGGGCCAAGTAATAGTAAAGGGTCATCAACATTTGTGATGCATGATCTCATAAGTGATCTTGCTCAAACTATTTCGAAAGATATTTGTTATAATTATGAGAATAAGACAAAGGGTGCAAGCTATGAAAATGTCCGTTATGCATCTTTTTCTTTTCGCGAAGACTCGCAAGAATATGAAGTCTATTCTCGAATGAAGAGGTTGAGAACAATTTGGCGACAAGGTGGTTATTATCCTGGCTGGGGAGTCCATGGAAACAAGATGTTGGACGAGCTATTAACACAATCAAAATGCGCAAGGGTGCTGTCTCTTGCTGATTCCCCAACGGGAAAGCTATCGAATTCAATTGGAGATTTGATACACCTACGGTTCATCAACTTATCTGAGACATCTATTGAACAGCTTCCAGAGTCAGTGAGTACTCTCTTTAATTTACAAACtttgttattgttttcttgTCGTCGACTCGTGAAGTTGCCAGATAAAATTAGAAATCTGGTGAACTTGCGGCATCTTGATATTTCATCGACACCTAAGTTAAAGAAGTTGCCATCCGGCATAGGTATGTTGACCAATCTTCAGACTTTATCCAAGTTTATTGTGCAAGAAGGGGATGGAGCTACAATCGCTGAACTCCATAACTTGAACAATCTTCGTGGCAGTTTATCCATTGAAGGGCTTCAAAATGTACAAGAATCAAAGTTCGCAAACTTAAAGGGGAAGCAAGGCCTTGAAGAATTGGAATTACAATGGAATCCTGGTGATGGAAGGAATGACATGCCGGTGCTTGAATCACTTGAACCTCATCAAAACTTGAAGAGGCTTACCATTTCATCCTACGATGGTGCAGAATTCCCATCTTGGATGACAAATATTCGTTTGGTTTCCTTAAATCTGTTGAATTGTAAAGAGATCAAACTCTTACCCCCTCTCGGGCAACTTTGCTTACTCAAAGAGCTACGCATACATGGATTGGGTGCAGTTAAAACCATAGGTGGTGAGTTTTATGGGGATGGCGTAGTGCCATTTCGTTCATTAGAGAGGTTGGAAATCACTTATATGTCAGATTGGATTGAATGGTCTCATGGCAATATGGGTGGTGATCAAGGATTTCCTAATCTTCAGGAGCTTAGGCTATTTAATTGTCCTAAATTGATTGGGAGTTTGCCAAGTGGATTGCACAGACTTAGACATCTCTCTCAATTGAAAATCATCGGATGTGGAAGTCTGGTATCGTTTGCTCCTATGGGCTTGCCATGTAGTCTAAAAGGCATTACAGTTATACATTGTGATGCTCTTCAATGTTTCCCAATAATTTACACTGACGATAGCGAGCAGAGCCTTCTTGAAGAACTATATATTGAGTATTGCTCTTCCCTCAAGTACTTGGAGGGAAACTTCAAGTTGCCTACCTCATTAAGGAAATTGACAATCGAGAGTTGTGGAAATCTATTGTCTCTACCTGATGGATTGATGGTGCAAGATAACAACACAAACCGGTTTCAGTCTCAGTCTCAGTCTCATCTTGAGCATTTGGAGATTACGGGATGTCAGAGGCTTACCGCCCTTCCAACCGGCAAATTTCCTGCTGCTCTTAAAATCCTTACACTTAGGGGATGTAGTTTGCAATTGGAATCAGCAATTTCAGAGAATAACATGGCACTTGAAACAATTGAAATACGGAATAATGATGAGATAAAACCATTGCCCTCCATGGACTGTTTGCCAAGTCTCAGGGTACTGATCATAGATGGTTATGCTTTAGAGTCCTTCCCAGAAATGGGCTTCCTCAGCACCACTCTTCAAAGCCTTGTTATAGAGAGGTGCCAAAATCTGTCATTGCTGCCCATTCGAATACAAAGCCATTTCCCTTCACTTCGAGAGCTGTCCATAAGGAATTGTCCTAATGTGGTATCCTTGATAGAAGCAGCAGGTGGTGTGCAACGAAACCTTACTAAACTCGAGATATGGGACTGCAAGAAACTGAGGCATCCAATACCAGAGTGGGGTTTGGGCATGCTATCCTCTCTTGTAAGACTTGATGTCACAGGTAGATGTCCTGCAACTGCAGATGTGGTATCGTTTCCAGACGATAATTGTTGTTGGCTTCCCACCTCTCTGAAATATCTCCGTATAGGATATTTCACGAGTCTGGAATCTGTGTCCATGGGACTccaaatgctcacctctcttgAAGAACTGGTTATCCAACAGTGTCCCAAACTCCGATCCCTGCCAAAGGAAGCCCTGCCTTTCTCTCTTGAACGAATGTTTATCTCTGGTTCTCCGCTCCTCATTAAAGACTACTTCAGTGAAAGAAAGAGATTATACGTCGACTATCGTGATAGAGAATATAATCAGTGGCAGTG A